GGCTGTTTAGCCAGTTAACCCGCAAACTCTGGTTCCGCGCATGTTTATTCGCGCTTCTGGCGGTCATTTCAGCGTTAGTTTCCATCGTGGTTAAGCCCTTTATTCCGTCCGGCATCGGCGGCGTGGTCGGCGCCGATGCGGTGGATAAAATCCTCAATATTTTGGCCTCGAGCATGTTGGCGGTGACGACCTTTTCGTTGAGTATTATGGTGTCGGCCTACAGTTCAGCGACGACGAGCGTGACGCCGCGCGCGACGCGGCTGGTGATGGAAGACAGCACGACGCAAAACGTACTGGCGACCTTTATCGGCTCTTTCCTGTTCAGTCTGGTGGGTATCGTGGCGCTGAGTATGGGCGCCTACGGGCAGCGGGGCCGCGTGGTGTTATTTGTCGTTACGCTGCTGGTGATTGCATTAATTGTTATCACGCTTTTACGCTGGATCCAGCATCTTTCATTACTGGGGCGCGTCGGGGAAACGACATCGCGGGTGGAAGAGGCTGCGCGCAATGCGCTGGAGAATCGCGTTAACATCCCTTATATGGGGGGCAAAGCGTGGTTACCCGGTTTGCAGCCACCTGCGGAAGTCATGGCACTCTACCCGACAGACATTGGGTATATTCAGCATATTGATATGCAGATGCTGGATGACCGGCTGCAAGAAATTGAAGGGGAGCTTTATTTAACCTGTCAGGCTGGCGCATTTGTGCATCCGGGGCATCCCGTGGGCTGGATTGTTGCACCAACTCCTAACCCCGATACGGCAGCACTATTGGCTGCCATCACCATCGGAGCGGAGCGCTCATTTGATCAGGATCCCCGCTTTGGCCTTGCGGTATTGGCGGAGATCGCCTCCCGCGCGTTGTCGCCGGCCGTTAACGATCCTGGCACGGCGATTGATGTTATCGGCCGCGCGGTGAGACTGCTGGCGGTATGGGGCAGAAACAAGCCGGAACCTGACGCGGTGATCTATCACAACGTGTGGGTCAAACCTATCATGACGGCAGATCTCCTCGATGACATTGTAAATCCCATTGCTCGCGACGGCGCAGGGCTGATTGAAGTACAGCTCCGTTTGCTCAAAGGATTACAGGCGCTCGATCGGATGAATACGGCTGTTTTTGCTGAGGACGTGCGTAGATATGTCGCTATCATCCAGCACCTGGCTGAGCAACAAATGGTATCGCAACAGGATCTTGAGAGACTCAACGTCTGGATACGGCAGTCAGATTTGAACATCATCGAAGCATCGCAATGACGCGATCGCCAGACGGTAAAAAGCCCGCTTAAGTTGCCTTAAGCGGGCTTTTCTAAATATGGCTCCTCTGACTGGACTCGAACCAGTGACATACGGATTAACAGTCCGCCGTTCTACCGACTGAACTACAGAGGAATCGTGTGAACGGGGCGCATAATAGCGAGGCGGCAGGGGCTTGTAAAGCATCAAAAAACGCATTTTGACGCGTTTGCTGTAAGAATGCCCAACCTGCTGCATTATTGAGTGATTGGGCGTGTTTCTGCGGGCGGCGCTGCTTCTTTTTGGTGCAGCGCGCCGGCGTAGCCGGCCTTCGGCGGCGGGCGGCGGTGGCCGGAGTGCGCCGGTTTTCTCTGCCTTTTTAGCCTGTTGGCGGCGTCATTGGCTTTTTCCCCGGATTATGGCCCGGATCTTGCTGTGGGGTTAGCGTTGTTTTTTGCGCATAACGGGGGCTCCATGAATTTCAGACGTCTTAAATACTTTGTCAAAATCGTCGATATCGGCAGCCTGACGCAGGCAGCGGAAGTGCTGCATATTGCGCAACCGGCGTTAAGCCAGCAGCTGGCGACGCTGGAAGGCGAACTTCAGCAGCAACTGCTGATTCGCAGTAAGCGCGGCGTCATGCCGACCGAAGCGGGCAACATTCTCTATGCCCATGCGCAGACGATTTTGCGCATGTGTGAGCAGACGCAGGCCGCCGTCAGCAACATCGGGCTGGCGGTCAGCGGGCAGGTTGCCCTTGGCGTCGCGTCCGGCTGCGCCGCCGCGCAGCTGGCGATGCCGCTGCTGCAGGCGATGCGCGATGCGCACCCCGGCATTCTGCTGCGCCTGCATGAGGATACCGGCCCGGCGCTGACCGATCAGGTGGCCAACTGCGCGCTGGATATGGCGGTTATTTATGGCACCAAGGCGCCGCAGGGGTTTAATACCACGGTACTGGCGAAAGAGGATCTGTATCTGGTGGCGTCACGTTCGGTGCCTAATCCCGGCGACTATATCGATCTGCGGGCGCTGGCGCGGCTGAATCTGTTTTTACCGCACCGGGGAGACAGCGTGCGCGATCAGATTGAAGACGCGATGGCGGTGCGCAAACTGGCGTTGAATGTCGTCGGCGAGATCGAATCGCCGACCATGCTCAGCGCCGCCATCGCCGGCGGGCTGGGGGCAACCATTTTGCCGGAGTCCGCCGCGCGGGCGCTGACCGGCCCGGCCAGAGCCTGGATGGCGCGTATCAGCAACCCGTCGCTGGCATTGCCGCTGGCGCTGTGCGTGTCCGTTCAGCAGCCGCTGTCTGAAGCGGCGCAGGCGGTGAAAGCGCAACTCTTGGCGATGATTGCCGCTCCGGGCCAGCCGAAACGCGCGCTGACGCTGGTGCAGTAACGCGAGGCTGACTTTTCTCCTCAATCTCTCGCCGTGTGAGAGATTTTCGCACGCCTTTTCTGAATTATTGCGCCCGTGTGGCGCATTCCCCGTCCCTATGCCAGCCTTATTGTGCCGCGGTTGGCGGCGCAATAATAATCAAAAAGAGGGAGGGTATATGGAGAAGCTCTGGGGGCATCCATCGTTACCGGTCAAAATCCGGCTGTCGCGGCTGTATGTCGCGCTGACGGCGGCGCTGACGCTGGCCGGCACGGTCGGCGCGGCCTATGCGGAAAACATCAGCGTCGAAAACGGCGAAAAGCGAATCAGGGAGGTGGACTTTGCCGGGTTAGGTAAGGTCAGCGGTAAGGGCAGCGAGTGGCGGGTTAGTGATGCGTTGGCGATCAGCGACGGGCTGTATGTGCTGGATGGCGGCGTGATGAGCGTCGGCCGGCTGGAAGCATCAGGCTCGTTTGTTGGCACTAACAGTTCGACGGAAATTGTCGTCAGCGGCAGCGGTTCGCATCTGCAAATAGAAAATTATCCAAGGATGGAAATCCTCTCGCTGTCCGATCATGGCCGTTTTAGCAGCGCGAGTAATGCGTTAGAAATCCATGGCGGCCTGATAATAGGCAGTCGCGGCACCCTGGATGGCCATGCGCAGGATGATGAGGATGTGGTGGAGAAAGGGTGGGATATTTTTACCCTGGGGGAAGCGCAGGCGCCCGGCGTATTGGATCCTAATATTGTCGTCTTCTTTGATCGGGATACGTATTTGGGCGGGCGCTGGAACTCCCTCATCTTCAACCATACTGCGGATGACTATCAGTTTGCCAACAGCGTCAGGGACGACGAGGGACATGCGTCGATAGCCAATTTTGCCGGCAATACCACCATGTCCGGCGATCTCAGCAATTTCCATGGCGATATCTTCGTCAAAGGCGGCAAGCTGACGATTAATTCTGATGTGGGGCGCTACAAGATTGATCCTCCTTATCAAGGATTATACGTTGAGCGCGGCGGCACATTGATCCTCAACGGCACCATCGGGGGATTTGGCCGCGGCATCGGCTTTACTACCTCGCTGTTTGTTGATCCCGGAGCGGTGCTGGGCGGCGATGCGACCATCGGCCGTACGATTGTCGAGGACGGTGGGCATATTGCTCCCGGCGACGGCAGTACGGGCAAGTTTGATATCAACAGCTATCTGACCTTTAAAGACGGCGCGTTTTATGATGTGGATATCGCCGCAGACGGTCGCAGCGATACCATGGCGGTGGTCGGTCAGACGACGATCGGCAACAACGTGAAGGTGCTGGTGAATATGCTGGATCCCTACACCAGCTACCAGGACGAACAGACCTACCGCATACTCACCTCCGAAAAAGATATTGCCGGCATGTTCAGCGAAGCGGTGCTGGATTCGGCCTTTCTGGAAGCGACCTTTAAACGCGGCCAGCAGTTTATCGATCTGCTGATTAAACAAATTACCCCCGGCGGTGATGTGACGCTGGACGGCGATCGCCACGTTTCTCAGTCGGTCTCCTATGCCGGCGCGGTCAGTATGGGTCAGGATAAAGCCAGCGAGTGGTTGATAGACGGCGGTACCTTCAGCGCTAAAAAGCTGATTATCGGCTCTGAACGCCAGTCGCAGGCGGTGGTGCGGGTGGAAAACGGCGCTAAATTGGTGACCGAACGGGCAAGGATCGACTACGGTCTGGATGATGCCGACTATCAACACCGGCCGATGGCGACAATCAGCGGTAAAGGCAGTGAGTGGCAGGTCAACGACTGGCTGTCGCTCGCCGGCAAGTTGGACGTGCTGGACGGCGCGCAGGTGAGCGTCGGCGATCTGCTGGCCTCTGAACGTCCCGCCGAGGCGAAAAAGTCCGCGGATATTTACGTCAGCGGTGAAGGCTCGCATCTGCACACCCGGGGAAGTACCGACGCCGATGTGCTGGCGCTGGCGAACGGCGGGCGCTTCAGTAACGATAATAAACAGTTAACGCCGCGCAGCGCGCTGGTGATCGGCAGCCGCGCCTCTTTTGACGGCTATTCGGCGGATGGCCCCTACGGTCGTGAAATCTGGCCGCTGCCGACGCTGGGCGAGGCGCAGGCGCCCGGCGTGATTGACCGCGATATTGTGATCACCACGCCAACCGATCATCGGGGTATGCGGGGGGCGATTATTTTTAACCATACGTCGGACAACTATCAGTTCGCCAATACCATCATCGGCAGTGGTTCGATGGCCAACGTGGCCGGGCAGACCACGCTGACCGGCGATCTCACCCGCTACAACGGCGATATCTTCGTTAAGGGCGGCAAGCTGACTGTTAACGGGGATATGGGAACGAAGGCGGATCCCTTACTGGTACAGAGTTTGCAGGTAGAGAATGGCGGAACGTTGCATCTTAAAGGCAATGTAGGCGTCTCCGGTTCTTCAACGATTTCAGTGAAAACCGGTGGCGTACTCACGGGGCAGGCGACGGTTGGTTTTGTGGACATCGAACGCAACAGCCATATCGCTCCTGGTGATGATGGTATCGGTAAAATGACCGTTAAGGGATATCTCGATTTCTTTGATGGATCGTTTTATGACGTTGATATCGCTGCGGACGGCCGCAGCGATACTTTAGGAACGCAGTATGCCACGACCATCGGCAAGAACGTCAAGGTGCTGGTCAATACCCTCGATCCGCACACCAGCTATCGGGATGGGCAAACCTACCGCATTCTGACCGCCGGCGGCGGCGTTAACGGTATGTTCAGTGAAGCGGTGCTGGATTCGGCCTTTTTGGACACGGAGTTGACGCGCGACCGGCAAAACGTCGATCTGACCATCCGGCAGAAAGAGACCGGCGGTGGTGACGACGGCCATACCGGCGGCGGTGACGACGGCGATAGCGGCGGCGGTGACGATGGCCATACCGGCGGTGGTGACGACGGCCATAGCGGCGGTGGTGACGACGGTCATACCGGCGGCGGTGACGATGGCCATACAGGCGGCGGTGACGACGGCGATATCGGTGGTAACCCGAACGCGCCGGGGATCTTCCAGACGGTGGCGACCAGCGACAAC
The nucleotide sequence above comes from Serratia rhizosphaerae. Encoded proteins:
- a CDS encoding DUF2254 domain-containing protein; its protein translation is MSKWHWLFSQLTRKLWFRACLFALLAVISALVSIVVKPFIPSGIGGVVGADAVDKILNILASSMLAVTTFSLSIMVSAYSSATTSVTPRATRLVMEDSTTQNVLATFIGSFLFSLVGIVALSMGAYGQRGRVVLFVVTLLVIALIVITLLRWIQHLSLLGRVGETTSRVEEAARNALENRVNIPYMGGKAWLPGLQPPAEVMALYPTDIGYIQHIDMQMLDDRLQEIEGELYLTCQAGAFVHPGHPVGWIVAPTPNPDTAALLAAITIGAERSFDQDPRFGLAVLAEIASRALSPAVNDPGTAIDVIGRAVRLLAVWGRNKPEPDAVIYHNVWVKPIMTADLLDDIVNPIARDGAGLIEVQLRLLKGLQALDRMNTAVFAEDVRRYVAIIQHLAEQQMVSQQDLERLNVWIRQSDLNIIEASQ
- the nac gene encoding nitrogen assimilation transcriptional regulator NAC; the protein is MNFRRLKYFVKIVDIGSLTQAAEVLHIAQPALSQQLATLEGELQQQLLIRSKRGVMPTEAGNILYAHAQTILRMCEQTQAAVSNIGLAVSGQVALGVASGCAAAQLAMPLLQAMRDAHPGILLRLHEDTGPALTDQVANCALDMAVIYGTKAPQGFNTTVLAKEDLYLVASRSVPNPGDYIDLRALARLNLFLPHRGDSVRDQIEDAMAVRKLALNVVGEIESPTMLSAAIAGGLGATILPESAARALTGPARAWMARISNPSLALPLALCVSVQQPLSEAAQAVKAQLLAMIAAPGQPKRALTLVQ
- a CDS encoding autotransporter outer membrane beta-barrel domain-containing protein, which translates into the protein MEKLWGHPSLPVKIRLSRLYVALTAALTLAGTVGAAYAENISVENGEKRIREVDFAGLGKVSGKGSEWRVSDALAISDGLYVLDGGVMSVGRLEASGSFVGTNSSTEIVVSGSGSHLQIENYPRMEILSLSDHGRFSSASNALEIHGGLIIGSRGTLDGHAQDDEDVVEKGWDIFTLGEAQAPGVLDPNIVVFFDRDTYLGGRWNSLIFNHTADDYQFANSVRDDEGHASIANFAGNTTMSGDLSNFHGDIFVKGGKLTINSDVGRYKIDPPYQGLYVERGGTLILNGTIGGFGRGIGFTTSLFVDPGAVLGGDATIGRTIVEDGGHIAPGDGSTGKFDINSYLTFKDGAFYDVDIAADGRSDTMAVVGQTTIGNNVKVLVNMLDPYTSYQDEQTYRILTSEKDIAGMFSEAVLDSAFLEATFKRGQQFIDLLIKQITPGGDVTLDGDRHVSQSVSYAGAVSMGQDKASEWLIDGGTFSAKKLIIGSERQSQAVVRVENGAKLVTERARIDYGLDDADYQHRPMATISGKGSEWQVNDWLSLAGKLDVLDGAQVSVGDLLASERPAEAKKSADIYVSGEGSHLHTRGSTDADVLALANGGRFSNDNKQLTPRSALVIGSRASFDGYSADGPYGREIWPLPTLGEAQAPGVIDRDIVITTPTDHRGMRGAIIFNHTSDNYQFANTIIGSGSMANVAGQTTLTGDLTRYNGDIFVKGGKLTVNGDMGTKADPLLVQSLQVENGGTLHLKGNVGVSGSSTISVKTGGVLTGQATVGFVDIERNSHIAPGDDGIGKMTVKGYLDFFDGSFYDVDIAADGRSDTLGTQYATTIGKNVKVLVNTLDPHTSYRDGQTYRILTAGGGVNGMFSEAVLDSAFLDTELTRDRQNVDLTIRQKETGGGDDGHTGGGDDGDSGGGDDGHTGGGDDGHSGGGDDGHTGGGDDGHTGGGDDGDIGGNPNAPGIFQTVATSDNQWNTAGALSSLAQQGPSLGLYNSLLMLNAGQAREAFNQLSGEQYASVQASLLQSGTLVGSVVNQHMQTMFDGDSLTVPPLAMSLVQGPERERNGAWGQMFGSWTRSKGDGNTGKLDSNTGGFLVGADRELSDGVRAGAYAGYSRTHFDVDSRASSGHSNNYHLGLYGAGQRDALALRGGLGYSWHRIESERNVGFGGYSDRLKGDYDGNTLQAFTELGYRLRYESSSVEPFVNLSYVRLHTDAVQEQGGAAALSVQDETMNTFYSTLGLRGATDIPVSGVDVTLHGNLGWQHAYGDTDTSARMAFATGDSFATKGAPVDKDVAVVGVGLDVPLTRSTRVGVSYQGQYGSQLQANSVNAQLTVSF